Proteins from a genomic interval of Rubinisphaera italica:
- a CDS encoding ABC transporter ATP-binding protein, whose amino-acid sequence MPLIDLNNVTKTYDLGEIKVEALKNATFSIERGEYVALIGPSGSGKSTLMNTLGCLDRPTAGSYLLDGEEVVTMTKNQRASLRNRQLGFVFQNFNLLARTSALENVELPLLYTKGISARERYQRAVDSLKSVGLGDRFDHHPSQLSGGQQQRVAIARALVNRPSILMGDEPTGNLDSKTSRDVIRLFRELNQSRQLTVIIVTHDQNVAKNADRIIAMHDGEIIADTCNFEEAMESLQASESLLSE is encoded by the coding sequence ATGCCTTTGATTGATTTGAACAATGTCACGAAGACCTATGATCTGGGGGAGATCAAGGTCGAGGCTCTCAAAAATGCGACGTTTTCCATCGAACGGGGTGAGTATGTGGCGTTGATTGGTCCATCCGGTTCGGGGAAGTCGACGCTGATGAACACCTTGGGTTGCCTGGATCGTCCGACTGCCGGAAGCTATCTGCTTGATGGCGAAGAGGTTGTCACGATGACGAAAAATCAGCGGGCTTCGTTGCGGAATCGACAACTCGGTTTTGTTTTTCAGAATTTCAACTTGCTGGCTCGCACATCGGCTCTCGAAAATGTCGAACTTCCACTGCTTTACACGAAGGGAATCAGTGCGCGAGAACGATATCAGCGTGCGGTCGATTCCCTGAAAAGCGTGGGGTTGGGAGATCGATTCGATCACCACCCCAGCCAATTATCCGGAGGTCAACAGCAACGAGTCGCAATTGCCCGGGCTCTCGTGAATCGTCCGTCCATCCTGATGGGGGATGAGCCGACCGGAAATCTCGATTCCAAAACCAGCAGGGATGTCATTCGACTGTTTCGAGAGCTGAATCAATCCCGACAACTGACTGTCATCATCGTGACTCATGACCAGAATGTCGCGAAAAATGCTGATCGAATTATTGCTATGCACGACGGTGAAATTATCGCCGACACCTGCAACTTCGAAGAGGCGATGGAATCGTTACAGGCCTCAGAATCGTTACTGTCGGAATAA
- a CDS encoding TolC family protein, producing the protein MGLLVLIAIIGMTGCSRFRKARAVVIPEQRTIEYRNPESLPITPLPSYAKPRTVSNPLNGLAPLQLSLDEAIRIALKNSEVVRVLGGFTASSSGRTIYDPGIVNTTIDQARGRFDPNLSINNTFNQNETAQSIFTPGPPGAAIIESQTDGYTLDSSLTDLNAVGGTSSVRVGVTYSDTEPIGPPLNPQANHFAELSYVQPLLQGGGAKANLAPILIANIDTERSFFQYKSSVQQLVRGVIEGYWSLVFARTDRWARQQQVEQAEFAYERELSRKARGLGDLGDVAQTRVALTNFRATLVAAKSNVLQRESALLNIMGLSPTEVGEVIPLTPPHKQRLEFNWDELIALAERYRPDLIELKLIIEADQQRILLAQNNAQPRLDAVALYRWDGLEGRAPSGAGVGSNGVTDWTLGVNFSVPLGLRQARANVRQQELIVQRDFANLDQGVHNALHLVALSVRTQDQLYEQYEAQLDARDAAQDNLRVQKAEFANGRTIFLNVLQAIVDWGNTVSAEAQSLTQYNTELANLEVQTGTILEVHGVRFMEERQKFAGPCSLCDEKVFYPSAITPTENNPHYEVGNEPAEEAFDLDDPLDKNKSPKRKPFDLPEPILPMPFLEDEVGMERTQPLFPDQSPPVFPLPEETTLPEETTRSLFVPQGIDRIELTSPPGGIKTEEDPHRGSK; encoded by the coding sequence ATGGGACTGCTTGTATTGATTGCAATAATCGGAATGACCGGTTGCAGTCGATTCAGAAAAGCACGTGCCGTTGTGATTCCCGAACAACGGACAATTGAATATCGAAACCCGGAATCACTGCCCATTACCCCGCTGCCTTCGTATGCCAAGCCTCGAACTGTCTCTAATCCCTTAAATGGATTGGCTCCGCTGCAGTTATCCTTAGACGAAGCAATACGCATTGCCCTGAAAAACTCGGAAGTTGTACGCGTCCTGGGAGGTTTCACGGCTTCTTCATCGGGACGAACGATTTACGATCCGGGTATTGTCAATACAACCATCGATCAGGCACGCGGTCGATTTGATCCGAATCTTTCGATCAACAACACGTTCAACCAGAACGAAACCGCTCAATCGATCTTCACTCCCGGACCACCCGGAGCGGCTATTATTGAAAGTCAGACGGACGGTTACACTCTCGACAGCAGTTTGACAGATTTGAATGCGGTGGGGGGCACATCTTCAGTGCGTGTCGGGGTGACTTATTCCGATACCGAACCAATTGGTCCACCGCTCAATCCTCAGGCGAATCATTTTGCGGAACTCAGCTATGTCCAGCCCTTGCTTCAAGGCGGAGGAGCCAAGGCGAATCTCGCACCGATTCTGATTGCCAATATCGATACGGAACGTTCTTTCTTTCAGTATAAGTCGAGCGTGCAGCAACTGGTTCGCGGAGTGATTGAAGGGTACTGGTCTCTCGTGTTTGCCCGCACCGATCGCTGGGCCAGGCAGCAACAGGTGGAGCAGGCCGAGTTTGCCTATGAACGTGAACTCAGCAGAAAGGCCCGCGGCCTGGGCGATCTGGGCGATGTCGCACAAACCCGGGTTGCTCTCACCAATTTTCGGGCCACTCTGGTCGCAGCCAAGTCGAATGTGCTGCAGCGTGAGTCTGCTCTGTTGAACATTATGGGTTTGTCTCCGACTGAAGTCGGTGAAGTGATTCCACTCACGCCTCCCCATAAACAACGCCTCGAATTCAATTGGGACGAACTAATTGCACTGGCGGAACGGTATCGACCTGATCTGATCGAATTAAAATTGATCATCGAAGCTGACCAGCAGCGAATTCTTCTTGCCCAGAATAATGCCCAGCCTCGTCTGGATGCCGTCGCACTGTACCGTTGGGATGGACTGGAAGGTCGTGCCCCCTCCGGAGCCGGGGTGGGCAGCAATGGCGTGACAGACTGGACGTTAGGTGTGAATTTCTCAGTCCCTCTGGGACTTCGTCAGGCCCGCGCGAATGTCCGACAACAGGAACTGATTGTGCAAAGAGACTTTGCCAATCTGGATCAGGGCGTCCACAATGCTCTCCATCTGGTGGCTTTGAGTGTACGAACGCAGGATCAGCTCTACGAACAATACGAGGCACAACTCGATGCCCGCGATGCTGCTCAGGATAATTTACGGGTTCAGAAAGCGGAGTTTGCTAACGGGAGAACCATCTTCCTGAATGTTCTCCAGGCAATCGTCGACTGGGGAAATACCGTCAGTGCCGAGGCTCAGTCACTCACTCAATACAATACAGAGTTAGCGAACCTGGAAGTGCAGACAGGTACCATTCTCGAAGTTCATGGCGTACGATTCATGGAAGAACGGCAGAAATTTGCCGGGCCCTGCTCGTTGTGTGATGAGAAGGTTTTCTATCCTTCTGCAATCACTCCGACGGAAAACAATCCCCATTATGAAGTGGGTAACGAACCGGCTGAAGAAGCGTTTGATCTGGACGATCCTCTCGACAAAAACAAGTCTCCAAAAAGAAAACCATTCGATTTGCCCGAGCCAATTCTGCCGATGCCGTTTCTTGAGGATGAGGTAGGGATGGAAAGAACGCAGCCGCTGTTCCCAGATCAATCGCCTCCTGTCTTTCCGTTACCGGAAGAGACAACACTGCCTGAAGAAACAACACGTTCATTATTCGTACCGCAGGGCATCGATCGGATCGAGTTGACTAGCCCGCCGGGCGGGATAAAAACCGAAGAAGATCCCCACCGCGGCAGCAAATAA
- a CDS encoding ABC transporter permease, with the protein MITLRIAIRALMKNKMRAALTVLGVVIGIAAVTTMVSVGESAGQLIQSQFQALGTNVIVVLPGTGKRGGVRQGSLPSLTAEDAIAISDECPSVLASSSLVGAGGQVIYGNVNWSPKEMFGVGPDYLLVRNWDLRLGGFFAEQDVNAASKVCVIGQTVAVKLFQTMNPIGETIRIRNIPFRVIGVLAEKGANIVGDDQDNVLLMPYTTVRKRLYGSSFNEVNAVMVSARSVDLMSAAENEIKNLLANRHRIAPGQANDFQVQNTTEIANIFGVVTGTITAMLAAIAGISLLVGGVGIMNIMLVSVTERTREIGIRMAVGATGRDILMQFLVESVLLSSLGGVIGFLLGIAGSTGITMLINSFSPSVEWPIVVSLPAAVTAILFAAAVGIFFGFYPARRASQLDPIDALRYE; encoded by the coding sequence ATGATCACGCTGCGAATTGCCATACGAGCCTTGATGAAAAACAAGATGCGAGCTGCGCTGACAGTTCTGGGCGTCGTCATTGGCATTGCAGCCGTCACGACGATGGTCTCGGTGGGTGAAAGTGCAGGTCAGTTGATTCAAAGTCAGTTTCAGGCTCTGGGCACAAATGTGATTGTCGTTTTGCCGGGGACTGGCAAGCGGGGTGGCGTACGGCAGGGAAGTCTACCCTCGTTGACTGCAGAAGATGCGATTGCGATTTCTGACGAATGTCCTTCCGTCCTGGCGTCTTCCTCACTAGTGGGAGCCGGTGGTCAGGTGATTTACGGGAACGTGAACTGGAGTCCGAAAGAGATGTTTGGCGTCGGGCCGGATTATCTACTGGTGAGAAACTGGGACTTGCGACTGGGAGGATTCTTTGCCGAACAGGATGTGAATGCCGCGAGTAAAGTCTGTGTGATTGGACAAACCGTTGCCGTCAAATTGTTTCAGACGATGAACCCCATCGGTGAGACGATTCGGATTCGTAATATCCCTTTTCGTGTGATTGGCGTGCTGGCCGAGAAGGGGGCCAACATTGTTGGCGACGATCAGGACAATGTCCTCCTCATGCCCTACACGACTGTTCGCAAACGTTTGTACGGCTCCAGTTTCAATGAAGTAAATGCAGTGATGGTCTCTGCACGATCTGTCGATTTGATGTCGGCTGCCGAGAATGAAATCAAAAACCTGCTGGCGAACCGGCATCGGATCGCTCCCGGTCAGGCGAACGATTTTCAGGTTCAGAATACGACCGAAATTGCGAACATCTTCGGCGTGGTGACCGGAACCATCACCGCCATGCTCGCTGCCATTGCCGGGATTTCGCTGCTGGTCGGTGGCGTTGGTATCATGAATATCATGCTGGTTTCGGTGACCGAACGGACCCGGGAAATTGGAATCCGAATGGCTGTCGGCGCAACCGGCAGAGATATTCTGATGCAATTCCTGGTCGAGTCGGTCCTGCTTTCCAGTCTTGGAGGAGTGATTGGCTTTCTGCTCGGGATAGCCGGTTCGACAGGGATCACGATGCTGATCAATTCCTTCTCGCCGAGCGTGGAATGGCCGATTGTGGTCTCGCTACCGGCAGCAGTGACTGCAATATTATTTGCTGCCGCGGTGGGGATCTTCTTCGGTTTTTATCCCGCCCGGCGGGCTAGTCAACTCGATCCGATCGATGCCCTGCGGTACGAATAA
- a CDS encoding efflux RND transporter periplasmic adaptor subunit, with translation MKLIFKLFLIALVIGGAGYFAYKPAMEYYKKRNQPEFRTEKTELGTISSIVNATGNIEPVLSVHVGSFVSGPITHLHVDFNDEVEKDQLLAEIDPRIYEASVARDQAILATRKAEVTRILARLQNAVNDERRAMGLSQDNEDFISQTELDQYKFSRMALDAELIVAKANIDQAEANLKNSLANLEYTKIRSPVDGVVIDRKIDPGQTLAAQFQTPELFIIAPDMRKEMHVFASVDEADIGLIRQAQEAGQTVKFTVDAYPGELFSGTISQIRLSSAITQNVVTYPVVVTASNEDLKLLPGMTAEISFKIQEKFDVTKIPNAALRYYPKREHVRPEDHKILDGTDTAFEAGESVTKAKPADLIAEAHLESQKRHVWVREGDLLRAIEVVMGISDYKFTEMVSGDLKADQELVIGVKSK, from the coding sequence ATGAAGTTAATTTTCAAGTTGTTTTTGATTGCCCTTGTCATCGGGGGCGCCGGGTATTTTGCCTACAAGCCTGCGATGGAGTATTACAAAAAACGAAATCAGCCTGAATTTCGTACTGAGAAAACGGAGTTGGGAACAATTTCGAGTATTGTCAATGCGACGGGCAATATCGAGCCGGTTCTGTCCGTGCATGTTGGCTCGTTTGTTTCCGGTCCCATCACGCATTTGCATGTCGACTTTAACGATGAGGTCGAGAAGGATCAGTTGCTGGCAGAAATTGATCCGCGAATTTACGAAGCGAGTGTCGCGAGGGATCAAGCCATTCTGGCCACTCGAAAAGCTGAAGTCACACGCATTCTTGCGAGACTGCAAAATGCAGTCAACGACGAGCGGCGGGCGATGGGGTTGAGTCAGGACAATGAAGATTTCATTTCACAAACGGAACTGGATCAGTATAAATTTTCTCGAATGGCGCTCGATGCCGAGTTGATTGTCGCCAAGGCGAATATCGATCAGGCCGAGGCGAATTTGAAGAACTCGCTGGCAAATCTGGAGTATACGAAAATTCGTTCTCCAGTCGATGGAGTCGTGATTGACCGGAAAATCGATCCCGGACAAACACTTGCTGCTCAATTTCAAACGCCCGAACTGTTTATCATTGCACCCGATATGCGGAAAGAAATGCACGTGTTTGCTTCGGTCGATGAAGCCGACATCGGTCTGATTCGTCAGGCTCAGGAAGCGGGTCAAACGGTGAAATTCACAGTTGATGCCTATCCGGGAGAACTGTTTTCGGGAACGATCTCACAGATTCGCTTGAGTTCTGCAATCACTCAGAATGTTGTCACTTATCCCGTGGTTGTCACTGCTTCCAATGAGGATCTCAAACTCCTGCCAGGCATGACCGCAGAAATTTCCTTTAAGATTCAGGAAAAATTCGATGTCACTAAAATCCCCAATGCCGCTTTGAGGTACTATCCGAAACGGGAACATGTCCGGCCGGAAGATCACAAAATTCTCGACGGGACCGACACCGCTTTTGAGGCAGGAGAATCCGTCACAAAAGCAAAACCCGCCGATCTCATTGCCGAGGCTCATCTGGAAAGTCAGAAAAGGCACGTCTGGGTGAGAGAAGGAGATTTGTTACGGGCAATTGAAGTGGTGATGGGGATCAGTGATTATAAATTCACGGAAATGGTCTCGGGAGATTTGAAAGCCGACCAGGAACTGGTCATCGGTGTGAAATCGAAGTGA
- a CDS encoding redoxin domain-containing protein, whose translation MNVRLCRNFFHILTLLTITAILHGSDVQADSIQDFSLPTHRGVNWSLREVPADHLVVVAFLGTECPLARLYGQRLEELQTEFRDHGVTVIGIDSNVQDSLTEITAFVARHHLTIPILKDTGNRVADQFEAERTPEVFLLDQNREIRYRGRIDDQYLVGLSRESEQRRDLAIAIEEVLKGEDVTVPKTKAIGCLIGRISRVEPQGDVTYCNQIAMIFNQHCVECHRAGEVAPFVLTSYEDILGWEETILEVIAENRMPPWFANPEHGKFANDCRLSDQEKSLLEIWVQNGMPEGDPAELPEPPEFVKGWRIPEPDQVIAMGDAEFTVPAQGVVDYQYFTVDPGWTEDKFVCATEARPDNIPVVHHIAVYVLPPGSDEKNAQGRYMLVGYVPGSLPQILDEGVAIPILAGSKLLFEMHYTPNGREQLDCSYIGLNFMKKQDVKKILGGGIAINTKFEIPPGADHHTVTAEYQSPRDQLLLQLTPHMHLRGKAFRFEAFYPNGSQEILLDVPRYDFNWQLNYNLAKPKLLPKGTRILCTAAYDNSKNNLVNPDPTVTVRWGDQSWNEMMIGYMSFIEP comes from the coding sequence ATGAATGTTCGCTTATGTCGAAATTTTTTCCATATTCTTACTCTTCTAACCATCACAGCAATTTTGCATGGCTCCGATGTGCAGGCTGATTCTATACAGGACTTTTCTTTACCGACACATCGTGGTGTCAACTGGTCACTGCGTGAAGTTCCTGCAGATCATCTGGTTGTGGTGGCGTTTCTGGGAACGGAATGTCCATTAGCTCGTTTGTATGGGCAGAGACTTGAGGAGCTGCAAACCGAATTTCGGGATCATGGTGTGACCGTTATCGGTATCGATTCCAATGTTCAGGACAGTCTGACGGAAATTACCGCATTCGTTGCCAGGCATCATTTGACGATTCCCATTCTCAAAGATACGGGAAATCGAGTTGCAGATCAGTTTGAAGCCGAGAGAACTCCTGAAGTCTTTTTGCTCGATCAGAATCGCGAGATTCGTTATCGCGGACGGATTGACGATCAGTATCTGGTCGGGCTTTCGCGCGAATCTGAACAGCGACGAGACCTTGCCATCGCCATTGAAGAAGTTCTTAAGGGGGAGGATGTTACTGTTCCGAAAACTAAAGCGATTGGCTGTCTCATTGGACGAATCAGTCGCGTTGAACCTCAGGGAGATGTGACTTACTGCAATCAGATTGCCATGATTTTTAATCAACACTGTGTGGAATGCCATCGAGCCGGTGAAGTCGCTCCCTTTGTCTTGACCAGCTACGAAGACATTCTGGGTTGGGAAGAAACGATTCTTGAAGTTATCGCCGAGAATCGTATGCCACCCTGGTTTGCCAATCCTGAACATGGCAAATTTGCAAACGACTGCCGGCTGAGTGATCAGGAAAAATCACTGCTCGAAATCTGGGTTCAAAATGGTATGCCCGAAGGTGACCCTGCTGAATTGCCAGAGCCACCGGAGTTCGTAAAAGGCTGGAGAATTCCAGAACCGGATCAGGTGATTGCCATGGGCGATGCGGAGTTCACTGTTCCAGCTCAGGGAGTTGTTGATTATCAGTACTTCACAGTCGACCCGGGTTGGACCGAAGACAAGTTTGTCTGTGCGACCGAAGCTCGTCCCGATAATATCCCGGTTGTCCATCACATTGCCGTGTATGTTTTACCGCCGGGAAGCGATGAGAAGAACGCACAGGGACGATACATGCTCGTTGGGTATGTTCCTGGTTCTCTGCCTCAAATCCTGGATGAGGGGGTGGCAATTCCTATTCTGGCAGGCAGCAAACTCCTCTTTGAAATGCACTACACGCCCAATGGTCGCGAACAGTTGGACTGCAGTTACATCGGTCTGAATTTCATGAAGAAACAGGACGTCAAGAAAATCCTCGGCGGCGGAATTGCTATCAATACGAAATTTGAAATCCCTCCGGGGGCAGATCATCATACCGTCACTGCCGAATATCAATCACCTCGCGATCAACTTCTACTGCAGTTAACTCCTCACATGCACCTGCGCGGAAAAGCCTTCCGATTTGAAGCATTCTATCCCAATGGATCTCAGGAAATCCTGCTTGATGTTCCTCGCTACGACTTCAACTGGCAGCTGAATTACAACCTCGCAAAACCAAAACTGCTTCCGAAAGGAACGCGAATTCTCTGCACGGCTGCCTACGACAACTCGAAGAACAATCTGGTCAATCCAGATCCTACCGTCACAGTCCGCTGGGGCGATCAAAGCTGGAATGAAATGATGATCGGCTACATGAGCTTTATCGAACCTTAG
- a CDS encoding FG-GAP-like repeat-containing protein: MHIRNFAIIVVVFAIFVLTLLIINWLGPLDTLRINSSQLPELLKLRQRSIAYLENQLPEDAIPLLDEIASRFPAEEAFAQHNRAVGLTLQLELENAEANPSKFAAQISATERQIESVISTDPENAIPYLLLSRVYKIKGNVPEQIAAAINATKRSKNNPSVWFELFRARSESNTQSDELVKSLEALEQVIAFAPDNVWALLQVLNYQSQLHHREIIVSLSRIEDMIAPFANGIEQRTRLNPLKLIPDILAAVTSENWDVVIRQCRLLGNILRPEEIAQSDRMILMPNTLEFIRTRYSETTEAMILSQPLNIPKAIDVRFSTEQIELPKNLGELKRVEIADMDLNGSYEIVMLTDNQLTVMEPEIGGKIGNVIASTKIDAGYSNFILADLDQDSDPNRSSNIEGAPCALADLDLICFGSAGIAIYENLMGNPSVDSVDHSMFRKIDSDSLINLSNVSAVTAADFDLDGDLDLIIIDSEGSVSLWANYRAFQFSDVTARSALPPDEFFCVEAIAIDLDRDVDLDIVLRGRKTIGYLENLRHGSLRWKEIDSSGEGKSITDLKIVDFDANASWDLLFCRDEEISYLPSKISSPGSIRWSETIINIGLSGEEMYLLDYDNDGFQDIALKENHSEKIEVLRRKGELQFEQTKPSLEWTSNNLGPETRSTVAVEDLDGDGDLDGLIWNQTGIWWQRNEGGNQNPFLKIALHGQQVKGEQTSASGRVNHYGWGSLMELKAGDNYQPRVVDSQVLHFGLGATKQADVVRVVWPNGIPQNVIEPKNNLFICEEQRLKGSCPYLYAWNGNRFEFVTDLLWAAPIGLQFAEGVIAPTRPWEYLLIESDQLKPRADKYELRLTEELWEAAYFDQVRLLAVDHPANLDIYSNEKVASSTTPEFKIHVVENPRVPESIIDDQGNDLLPLLKLRDDRYAKPFSQKHFQGVTEPWFMEIDLGELSNTKTIKLFLHGWVFPSDTSLNVALSQSQDMPAPRPPYLQVPNASGAWETIDPSCGFPGGKSKTIVIDLTDRFLTDDYRVRIVSSMEIYWDQLFYSTDDNPPGMTPQVLEMEASHLHHRGVSQVKPHPGLGPESYDYNLVNTMPTWPPVHGFFTSYGDVDHLLRAEDDQLVVMQPGDEIVMRFQVPTNEVPPGWTRDFILHNVGYDKDFDLNTVYGQSSEPFPTRTTAQYPAMRASDTPPAPAGMSPQSREQRHRLFWTAIRDLAN, translated from the coding sequence ATGCACATTCGCAACTTTGCCATTATTGTCGTCGTTTTCGCGATATTCGTGTTAACGCTCCTGATTATCAACTGGTTAGGCCCTTTGGATACTCTACGGATTAATTCCTCCCAGCTTCCCGAGTTGCTGAAGCTGAGGCAGAGATCGATTGCTTATCTGGAAAACCAACTGCCCGAAGACGCGATTCCGCTGCTGGATGAAATCGCATCACGATTTCCAGCAGAGGAAGCATTTGCCCAGCATAATCGAGCAGTGGGGCTGACTCTCCAACTTGAATTAGAAAACGCTGAAGCAAATCCGAGCAAATTCGCTGCTCAAATTTCAGCGACTGAACGGCAAATTGAGTCAGTAATCTCTACTGATCCTGAAAATGCGATACCGTATTTGCTTCTCAGCCGAGTTTATAAGATTAAAGGCAATGTTCCAGAGCAGATCGCAGCTGCAATCAATGCGACGAAACGCAGCAAGAATAATCCGTCCGTTTGGTTTGAACTGTTTCGAGCACGTTCAGAATCTAATACACAGTCGGATGAACTGGTAAAAAGCCTGGAAGCCCTCGAACAAGTCATCGCATTCGCTCCCGACAATGTATGGGCATTACTACAAGTGCTTAATTATCAAAGTCAGCTTCACCATCGTGAAATTATCGTCAGTCTTTCTCGTATTGAAGATATGATTGCACCATTTGCCAATGGTATTGAACAACGCACGCGGTTAAATCCATTGAAACTGATTCCTGATATTCTGGCAGCAGTCACTTCCGAGAATTGGGACGTTGTGATCCGACAATGCCGATTGTTAGGAAATATCCTCCGCCCTGAAGAGATTGCTCAAAGTGATCGGATGATTTTAATGCCGAATACGCTTGAATTTATTCGCACTCGCTATTCCGAGACCACGGAAGCAATGATTTTGTCTCAACCTTTAAACATTCCAAAGGCAATCGATGTTCGTTTTTCTACAGAGCAGATCGAATTGCCGAAGAATTTGGGCGAGCTCAAAAGAGTGGAAATCGCAGATATGGATCTGAATGGAAGTTACGAGATTGTCATGCTTACTGATAATCAGCTGACGGTCATGGAACCAGAAATTGGCGGAAAGATAGGGAACGTGATTGCCAGTACAAAAATCGATGCTGGATATTCAAATTTCATACTTGCTGATCTTGATCAAGATTCTGACCCAAACAGGTCTTCGAATATCGAGGGGGCCCCCTGCGCACTTGCTGACCTCGATCTCATCTGCTTTGGTTCAGCCGGGATTGCAATTTATGAGAATCTCATGGGAAATCCTTCGGTAGATTCTGTTGATCATTCGATGTTTCGAAAAATCGATTCCGATTCCTTGATTAATCTATCGAATGTCTCTGCAGTCACGGCAGCTGATTTTGATCTCGACGGCGATCTCGACTTAATCATCATCGATTCTGAAGGATCCGTTTCATTATGGGCCAATTATCGAGCGTTCCAATTCTCCGACGTTACGGCTCGCTCGGCATTGCCTCCCGATGAGTTTTTTTGTGTCGAGGCAATCGCCATCGACCTGGACAGAGATGTTGATCTCGACATCGTGCTCAGAGGCCGAAAAACGATCGGCTATTTGGAAAATCTGCGCCATGGATCGCTACGCTGGAAAGAAATCGACTCCAGTGGTGAGGGCAAGAGTATTACAGATCTCAAAATTGTTGATTTTGATGCCAACGCTTCCTGGGATTTGCTGTTCTGCCGGGACGAGGAAATTTCCTATCTCCCAAGTAAGATTTCCAGTCCTGGCTCAATTCGATGGTCTGAGACCATAATCAATATCGGACTATCTGGTGAAGAGATGTATTTATTGGATTACGACAATGACGGATTTCAGGACATTGCCTTAAAAGAGAATCACTCTGAAAAGATTGAGGTACTTCGACGCAAAGGCGAACTGCAATTTGAACAAACCAAACCGTCACTGGAGTGGACTTCTAACAACCTTGGTCCGGAAACCAGGTCCACAGTAGCCGTTGAAGATCTGGATGGTGATGGTGATTTGGATGGTTTAATCTGGAACCAAACTGGAATTTGGTGGCAGAGAAATGAGGGAGGGAATCAAAATCCTTTTCTAAAAATTGCTCTTCACGGACAGCAGGTTAAGGGCGAACAAACTTCAGCGAGTGGTCGTGTTAACCATTATGGTTGGGGAAGTTTAATGGAATTAAAGGCTGGCGATAATTACCAGCCTCGCGTTGTGGATAGCCAAGTGCTCCACTTCGGTTTGGGGGCGACTAAACAGGCTGATGTTGTACGCGTCGTCTGGCCGAACGGAATTCCACAGAATGTCATCGAACCGAAGAACAATCTCTTTATCTGTGAAGAGCAACGACTGAAGGGATCTTGTCCCTATCTCTATGCCTGGAACGGCAACCGTTTTGAATTCGTTACTGATTTGCTTTGGGCAGCCCCGATTGGACTGCAATTCGCCGAAGGTGTCATTGCTCCAACACGACCCTGGGAATATCTGCTCATTGAATCTGATCAACTCAAACCGCGTGCTGACAAATATGAACTTCGGTTGACCGAAGAATTATGGGAAGCTGCTTATTTTGATCAAGTGCGTTTGTTAGCGGTAGATCATCCGGCGAATCTCGATATTTATTCAAACGAAAAAGTCGCATCTTCGACCACTCCGGAATTCAAAATCCACGTTGTCGAGAATCCCAGAGTTCCTGAGTCCATTATTGACGATCAAGGAAACGATTTGCTGCCGCTGTTGAAACTGCGTGACGACAGGTATGCGAAGCCCTTTTCCCAGAAACATTTCCAGGGCGTGACGGAACCCTGGTTTATGGAAATTGACCTGGGCGAACTATCGAATACGAAAACGATTAAACTCTTTCTGCATGGCTGGGTCTTCCCGTCCGATACCTCCTTAAACGTTGCACTGAGTCAAAGTCAAGATATGCCTGCACCACGCCCTCCGTATTTGCAGGTTCCCAACGCGTCTGGAGCATGGGAAACGATCGATCCCAGTTGTGGATTTCCTGGAGGCAAGTCTAAAACAATTGTCATTGACCTTACGGATCGATTTCTCACCGATGATTATCGAGTCCGCATTGTGTCCAGCATGGAAATCTATTGGGACCAGTTATTCTATTCGACGGACGACAATCCACCAGGGATGACTCCTCAAGTCCTCGAAATGGAAGCAAGTCATCTCCACCATCGAGGGGTCTCTCAGGTGAAGCCTCATCCGGGATTGGGTCCCGAATCGTACGACTACAATTTAGTAAATACCATGCCAACATGGCCTCCCGTTCATGGTTTTTTCACGTCGTACGGAGATGTTGACCATTTGCTCAGAGCAGAGGACGATCAGCTGGTTGTCATGCAACCGGGAGATGAAATCGTAATGCGTTTTCAAGTCCCAACAAACGAAGTTCCTCCCGGATGGACGCGCGACTTCATTCTGCACAACGTCGGCTATGACAAGGATTTTGACTTAAATACCGTTTATGGTCAGTCGAGCGAACCGTTTCCAACGCGAACAACCGCCCAGTACCCAGCCATGCGGGCAAGCGACACTCCTCCAGCCCCTGCCGGAATGTCACCGCAGTCCAGAGAACAGAGACATCGCTTATTCTGGACCGCTATTCGCGATCTTGCAAATTAA